The Lycium barbarum isolate Lr01 chromosome 4, ASM1917538v2, whole genome shotgun sequence nucleotide sequence GAGAAATAATCTTTCTGAGGTCGCttccatattccaaaatagtttaccaaaCTCACGGGATCTATTAAAACAATTGTCCTTTAGTAGctagaaggatagttaaaacgtttcattttacaTGGCTTGGAAATAAGACATTAGTACAATAAGAGACaagtcgggaatagtgggcccacctcgggtcaaatgaagCGATGGGAGCAAATTTCGTATATTaggtctatagagtcatccatggaggtcctagggacattcccTAACTTTCTAGGCAATTTGTAAAAGCTTACACAATTCTTTCAACAAAACATACAATtaggattcaattctattgaatggaaAGAGGACATtttcaatctcgagtttctatgaatagaatactttccgaggctcaattTCAACCCTAgtacacctaagacatgccaagagaaggaaagagacagctttacatacctttttcgccctttacgctagtccaaattcaaatcccgtttcgtccaaactctacaattggtcacatttaccaaatattaaccATAAGGCTTCAAGAATTTCATCTTAATTCATagttgtctacagaaatttgggcagcatctcccctatacatatagcatccccgagaatttaactcggccaaaataattcaacaacaacaccaacaacaccaacaatcattacaaaacacaatataacataactagtcttctttccaacatagtgcaatagctttcattccaacttcacattttcaattcaataccaacattctcatattcatttactaatcaagatcactccaatacaattcggaaacatttcatcttattttacaaaatattcacaaaatatacaaattttccaccaaaaccataattcatccaaaacttctaatcttcaacatacacattcataacatatttccatcttccaatttcatcaacaataattataatttgcaccttaacaacttcatttccataatatcataaaatcatcctaaaatgacataatcttctacattccatttcaaagccaACTTAgaccattttatcttcatttacattataaagatcacaacaacacaattaacatattaaacaagATTAATTCAATCTCATTCCCATttctataccacacggccaaacccaacatttccaacctcaaccaaattcgttcaactttcattttccaatATAAAGTCCActacaactacaactagaatacaacataaaattcaactcatcatatgtatacaacatagcatacacacggccacatacttacatacacacccactttgcaaacttccatatttccataatttctactcatttccacatactacaacacaaacaaaccttcataacataataaaaaggaattgattcttacctttttctccaaccttcttcacttgaccaagttgtcaacttgaggAAACAAGTGCCCCTTCTTCCAAAAtagctacaccaagttgtaagggacccttaatttagtaggaaaaccacaagacaataattttagaagcaagattttgaggggtgattttttttttttttttttggttatggccgaatggccttcaaatTTTTGctctttttgttgttgtttttctctttccttgtttcttgaagtttctaatggatAGATGAAGAACATATGACCCCTTTATCTTATTTttgcacatggaaattaattaatgtGTGGGCTTGGGCCtagtgcttggccggccaccccctcattttgggcctaaattttcattcaatatttttgagcccaatgacttatggatcacattttgtaattcccgaaactaattttcgaaattccaattttgcccctagccttcctcaatacttccacattaatattctttcataaacagcTCTTGTGTTAAAGTGAAATTAATTAttaccttattccttacaagtcaaattatttccaattttcccgaatacacgaaaatacgggatataacaggtatcCCCTCATATTCCAACTTTTGCATAAAACCAGTTTGAGGGGAATTCTCATGAATGAGATACGGAAGCTGGCTGGGGTTTAAGTAGGTCAATCTCCACTATCACCTTCGCCATGCTTGGTCTAgttctacccctcgtggctaaGTCCAACTCAAGTGGAGTACCAACTGGTTGAACAATTTTCTTATGTAATGCCAATTGTGCATATGGTAAGGAAGCTTAGGAAGTAAAACCCAGACAGAAGCAGTGGCGATATCTTCCTCTGGTTTAAAGTCAGGAGACCATTTTTGAAGCCACATTTGTTTTCCATCAATTTCAATAACCCTTCTATACCAGGCGGTATTAAAGTCAGCCTCATTTGTAAAGTCTAAGAAAACGTTAAAGTTGTCATAAACCCCAATTGTAACCAACCCTTTAACCGCAATCAGTTCCTAAAATTAGAAAGTAATAGCTCTATGTGTGGTCTAGGTTTGAAAAACCTACCTACAATTGTGAATTTGCAGTCTGTGGCCATGACGCCATAGTAGTCAGTAGCTTGGAATAGCACCGCCGAAGCACCATTATGAGAAGATTGAATAGCCTTAGTCGGTTTTTTTTTGCTGTCGCATAAGAGGAGGATCAATGTTTGAGCAATGTTGAATACTTGTTGCATAGGAGACTTTCCCTTCAATTGACTCTGCGAGGATGATTGTAGATGTTAAAGGAGGCTTTTGCCCTTCCAGACACGCCGGATTGGCGTTGTCCAGCGGGTCCATTGGACCGGCGCGTGGAAGAAGGTTCCCTAATGGTATTACAACGATTAGTATTTAGAGGATAGAGAAGAGAGCATTTGGGCTGCGAATCTAGGGTTGAATGAAGAAAATAAATTGATTGTTTATATAAATTAAGTAATTCTCAAGGTCTATGCATATTTGTGAAAGGATCATAAACTACTAGAAATGTGATGGCACCATCCATCAACCAATTACAATACAAACAGGTTATATAGTGGGAAGATGTTAAAATAAGTAATCTACCAACAATCACGGACGAGTTTAGGTAAAAAATATGGTGCATGTGAATTCATGGTCTCTCCTCaaaattatgtatttttatgtacatattttttAGAATTGAATTAACACTATATTGCCTGGCACCCATGTTCCAAAATATTGACTAGTGCACTTTGTTGAATGTTGAGTTTATTTTCCAAAGGAATGATCAATTCCCAGTcattattttccaaaaaaaaaaaaaaaatgctaagcAAACAGAACGTCCAACTGCATTACCCAAGTTGGATTTGGCAAACGAAAGATTTTCTTTTTAAGGAACCTCCTTTTAAATATTTACATTAACTTATTAAACATAATTCAAATCTTTCTcgtgacaaagaaaaaaaaaaactgatttttcacATTGAAagttccaagtaatttagaagcAACCCTTGGGAAAGCCTTCAAAAACATGGTGATGAAGCCATACGGGTATATTCAAAGTCAAAGTCTAGCAGGACTTTAAAAAGTAAGCGCTGATTTTCTTTTCCTTAAAATAAGCGTCTCGAAGTGCAAAACATAAAGCTTCCCAATATAGTTGAGATACTTGGCTAGAGATCGAGGTAAGAATTGCACTAATCGAGGCGGAGAAATCTCATCCATATCATCATGTAATTTACCAATAAATTAATTTAAGTTGATAATACATAGCGTATACTTGTAcaagtaattttttattttaatgaaTTATGCCTAAAAATGAGAAAGACAAAAGGTTTTCTAAAATAAACCTTAGGCGTTGTGAATCCGAATTAATCTTATCAACAAATTCATAACAATTGGATGAAGAAAGCAATGAACTTTTACATTCACGTTCACCCGGCCCAAGCTTATAATCAAAATGGATCATGTTTTCCAGCTTTTATCTGAATCGACCATATtgtatttcatttgaaagttaGATCACTTCTCctgttcttttcctcttcaaacCAGCCACTCCTAGATTGTTAGTGGACAAACTCGATTTATCACTGTGTTTGGAGTTTGAATCGTAGTTGGAATACTAGTTTTGTAAGATTTGGGTAgtgaaaatcatatataaaaGATAATCTGACACTGAATAAACTTGACGACATGAGTTTGAATAtcaaatctgatttttgtgaaaaTTTGGAATGAAATTTGTTTAAACCTGTTGGAAATATTCTAAGGAGATTGTTCATAAAATTTGAAGTTATTTGGTGGAGATTTCAATTGGTTTTGAACAAGAATTGCAATTGAAAACCGCAAAAGCAATTTGTATTTAATTTGTAGTTAGTGACATGTTATACATTTATATGCAATAGATAACATCTTTTCACACTATTACACATTTTTATATAAAGTAGATATATTATTTATGTAGGTATCTAAATATTGTATAATaataaccatatatatatatatatatatatatatatatatatatataaaagaaactTTAGCTATAATAATATaaactctctctatatatatggcTACAAAATATTGTGTTGATTTGTAGTATATTTTTAAAAGTCCCAAATAAAACAACATGGTCTTATTTGACCGGCCAAGTCGAGGCTTTCCAATATTAGTCTCATGCACGTCATTTCATAAACCCCAAAGCCGTGTCCCAGCTGTATGCTTGGTCTTGTTTTGCTAGCTTCCATATTATTCTTCCAACAGCTACCTTAATTATTTTTCTCAATATATACACACAAAGAATATTTTCCAtatctattatttatttattttttcttcacTTGAACGCCAATTTTATTTTCTCATGGATTAAGCCTGTCTATCCTTTTTTAAGAACCAAagaatatattttccttttaaaaatattttttcctgCCCCATCCACCTAATTTTACCTTAATTCTTGAAAAAATAACTATGTTCTGCGAGTCCACGCTGATCTGTAATTTTCTAACTAAGGATATAAAAATCAAGACGTGTGGTCAAATAATAAATATTATTCTCGAGGGTTTTTTCTTGGGATGGCATTATTTGGTTACGACTATATATAAAGACCTATATATATGTCATATTCCTAAGAACAAAAAACACACCATTAGTTTCAAGAAACTGAGTAGTATATACGTTTGTTAATTTATGTTCAAAATGGGCAGCTCTCGAGTTATTTCTATGGCTAATTTGTTGATTATTTCAGCAATTGCTTTATTTGGTTCAGTTATGGTGAATGGTATGATGTCAGATAGCATGTACATTAGTTGGGGTTCTCATAATTCTTGGATGCAAGGAGATGATCTTCAGCTTGTCCTTGATCAATCCTCTGGTAAGAAATTCATTTAATGTCATAAGTTTTGTAATAAGGATTTAAGTTATGCTCACTGATAGCGTAAAGAATTTTTGTAGCATATATTAATGTAATTTAATTTATTATAACGGCGACTTATAGTCTTGAGGTATTTGTGGAATTTTCCGTTGCATTCAATTCTCGTTGTCCTCCTTCCATTCCCCTTCGCCTTCCCTCCCCACGTAATAGAAAAAGTTTTTAAACCAAAGCTTCTATTATATGGCGTAATAAGGCCGCTTAGGTTATCTATCAATGCTCTTCCATTAAATTATGTTTATTTGATATTATTATCTTTACTAGtctttttaaaaaagaatgacacatttatatatttcgttgcaatttaactttaaacttctcgtTTTGACATTGATAGAGGCTTTTATATCAACACAaatattatgacatgtttaagattacaaattttaaaagttttataGTCACACAGATGTTGTGACATGTTTACCACAAACTTCAAAAGTATCTCTTTATGAAATTCCTCCTTGACTCAAACTACATCCCATAAATTGGAATGGAAGGAGTGGTTATCAAATATAGAATTACTTTCAATTACCTTTTAAGCGATCCGATtatatatgtaaatattttgGATACGGTTAGTGCATATATAACTTAATTAAAATCTGCTTCATTGACTGCTTAGAAGGTTTTCCAAACTTCTGCCTAAAGGTTTTCAAAACTTCCGCCTGCATATAGCATAATCAAGATTCTATTTCACCCAAATTACACATCATTtttgcctttatatatatatatttgtcacTCAATAACTGCTGCTCTGGTTTCTATTTTCAGGTTCAGGGGTCCAATCAAAAGGAACATATCTATTTGGAAGCCTAGAAATGCAAATCAAATTGGTACCTGGGAACTCTGCTGGAACAGTCACTGCATACTATGTAAGTATTCAAATGATCATAACCTTTTCTGATCTTACGTTTAAGATGCCTTCAAAATATATACCATTGTCAATAAAACTTGAAAGATTCAAGATTTTATGTAGTAGAATGATTTTGCTAAAATCGCCATCCTTGAGGGTGTGTTTGGTAGCGGCGGAGCTACAAGAAGTAACCATATGAAGAAGTGAATGGGAATTTAACATATGCTATGCACATAAAAAATAGTTTTGACCTTATATATGCAGATAATTTCTTGACGAAAACCTTTGCAGTACCCTAACTTCGACTATGATGTTTTGTATGGTGGAAAATATTGTCCGTTGGTTAAAAATCTTTGAgaaatattttctttagaaaaataagttccttaaaaatagGAAATTCACTTCATGATGAGAATAGAGAAAACAAAGTCCAAAGTGACACTTCAAGCTGATTGTCTCCTCAACATCCCATCCACCACATCCTACGCCCACACCCCACGACCCTCACCTCCAACCCCCCACCCTACTTTCGCCCACGCACCCCCACACCCGACCCTCATCCCCCACCCACGAAGTGTATATAAATGCTATTGGGATCATATTTTATGCTTACTTATCAAACACcagaaaataaattagaaaatcacttattttccagAAATATATATATTCCGTCGTGCCAAACAAATCACAAATCCTAAGTGTAATTCCTCTTGTTAACAGATAATTTAGGATGATTTTCTACACAACTATGTATGAATGAAAGACCTGTTATATTTTAAAACTAAAAACTAGCAGAACAAAAATATATAAACTGTTACTGAAGGGAGTGCCTGATAAATTTCTTGTTTTTAATTCCACAGTTGTCCTCAACTGGTGACAAGCATGATGAGATCGACTTCGAGTTTCTAGGAAATGTATCAGGGCAACCATATATTATCCACACAAACATTTTTACTCAAGGTGCAGGAGGCAGGGAACAACAATTCTATCCATGGTTTGATCCAACTGTTGATTATCATAACTACACCATTCATTGGAACCCCACTGCTGTTGTGTAAGTTGAACACTCTTTACCGAAAAATTATATACTGTGTATATAGATCAGATATTACTTTCTATTTGATAAATACACACAGACGAAGCTATTAGGGAAAAAGCTTTGAAAATTTAATCTTGAATACTCTTAGCAAAATTTCTATCTTTACCACTTTTAATTTACGATGGGTCATTAACAGTTTCTTTGGCATGATAGGCAGGCAACATATCTTGATCCAACGGTGGTAGAGAATCGATCAAATGACCTTAAGGGTTGTTTTAGAAGTAGTGCTTTACTAGCCTAATGACTCAAAGCAAGGTTGAATTAAATCCACCCCCTGTTTTAAAACTGATTAATTAAGATCGACCGAGCAACGGCATGCTGTGCGACATTAGTCAGTTCAAAGATGTGAAACTAAAACATGAAATATCCTTCCCTTTTTTCTTTGACTTTGAAGTAAGACAGACTTGTGATCTTCCCTTTTAACATCAAGATAATTGACAAAAGTGATGCTTTCAAATGAATCCATCATTTTTGATATGTAGTACTAAAGTTTCAATAAATATTAAATTTTGAACTCAGAATTATAAAAGTGAAATAGATTCAATAGAATGAGCCTTAAAGGTTGAATTCATCAAGTTTAAATCCGATAACAATTCTTGACTAACTTTTAATCATTCATGTTGCAGATGGTACGTTGACGATATACCAATCAGAGTCTACAAGAACTATCAGAGCCAGGGCATTCCCTATCCGAACGCGCAAGCAATGGCAGTTTACTCCAGCCTCTGGAATGCTGATAGTTGGGCAACTAGAGGGGGCCTTGACAAAATTGACTGGACTAATGCTCCATTTGTAGCCAAGTACCGAAATTTCGTGCCACGGGCGTGTCCCTGGAACGGACCCGTTAGCATTAGCCAATGTGCAGCTCAAACTCCAGAAAATTGGTATACTTTTCCTGAGTACAGTCAATTGAGCTATGCTAAGCAAGGACAGA carries:
- the LOC132636806 gene encoding probable xyloglucan endotransglucosylase/hydrolase protein 26, whose amino-acid sequence is MFKMGSSRVISMANLLIISAIALFGSVMVNGMMSDSMYISWGSHNSWMQGDDLQLVLDQSSGSGVQSKGTYLFGSLEMQIKLVPGNSAGTVTAYYLSSTGDKHDEIDFEFLGNVSGQPYIIHTNIFTQGAGGREQQFYPWFDPTVDYHNYTIHWNPTAVVWYVDDIPIRVYKNYQSQGIPYPNAQAMAVYSSLWNADSWATRGGLDKIDWTNAPFVAKYRNFVPRACPWNGPVSISQCAAQTPENWYTFPEYSQLSYAKQGQMDWVRNTYMIYDYCKDTKRFNGQFPGECFKPQF